A genomic region of Streptosporangium lutulentum contains the following coding sequences:
- a CDS encoding LacI family DNA-binding transcriptional regulator has translation MTHSGGPLGNGAARLTDIAAQAGVSEATVSRVLNGKPGVSAVTRRSVLAALDVMGYERPQRLRQRSNGLIGLVTPELDNPIFPAFAQAFEKTLTQHGYTPLLCTQLPGGALEDEFTELLVERGVSGIIFVSGLHADVTARSDRYTQLIGQGVPIVLLNGHAADVPAPFISPDDRAAARLAVQHLVDLGHERIGLAVGPGRFVPVIRKIEGYRKAMAQLLGVSEVEELISHSLFSVEGGQAAAAQLLERGCTGIVCASDLMALGVIRACRDRGLSVPGEVSVVGFDDSPLIAFTDPPLTTVRQPVQSMVTAAVHTLLEAIAGAPGKHSELIFQPEFIVRGSTGSGPKVVR, from the coding sequence ATGACGCATAGCGGCGGCCCGCTCGGCAACGGCGCCGCCCGGCTGACCGACATCGCCGCGCAGGCGGGGGTCAGCGAGGCCACGGTCAGCCGGGTGCTCAACGGCAAGCCGGGCGTCTCCGCCGTCACCCGGCGGTCCGTCCTGGCGGCGCTCGACGTCATGGGCTACGAGCGCCCGCAGAGGTTGCGCCAGCGCAGCAACGGGCTGATCGGCCTGGTGACCCCCGAGCTGGACAACCCGATCTTCCCGGCCTTCGCCCAGGCCTTCGAGAAGACGCTGACCCAGCACGGCTACACCCCGCTGCTCTGCACCCAGCTGCCCGGCGGGGCGCTGGAGGACGAGTTCACCGAGCTGCTCGTGGAGCGGGGGGTGAGCGGCATCATCTTCGTCTCCGGGCTGCACGCCGACGTCACCGCACGCTCGGACCGCTACACCCAGCTGATCGGACAGGGCGTGCCGATCGTCCTGCTCAACGGGCACGCGGCCGACGTCCCGGCGCCCTTCATCTCTCCGGACGATCGGGCGGCGGCGCGGTTGGCGGTGCAGCATCTGGTGGATCTGGGGCATGAGCGGATCGGTCTGGCGGTCGGTCCGGGGCGGTTCGTGCCGGTGATCCGGAAGATCGAGGGGTATCGGAAGGCGATGGCGCAGTTGCTGGGGGTGAGCGAGGTGGAGGAGTTGATCTCGCATTCGCTGTTCTCGGTGGAGGGGGGTCAGGCGGCGGCGGCGCAGTTGCTGGAGCGGGGGTGTACGGGCATCGTGTGTGCGTCGGATCTGATGGCGTTGGGGGTGATTCGGGCGTGCCGGGATCGGGGGTTGTCGGTGCCGGGTGAGGTGTCGGTGGTCGGGTTCGACGACTCGCCGTTGATCGCTTTCACCGACCCGCCGCTGACCACCGTGCGGCAGCCCGTGCAGTCGATGGTGACCGCCGCGGTCCACACCCTGCTGGAGGCCATCGCCGGTGCGCCGGGAAAGCACTCCGAGCTCATCTTCCAGCCGGAGTTCATCGTCCGGGGCTCCACGGGCTCCGGGCCCAAGGTCGTCCGCTGA
- a CDS encoding amino acid-binding protein: MMLRLRVSFPDRPGALGQVARVLGTLGADILQVTVLERETGRAVDDFTVSWPGSPDAETVRDRLSAVPGMRVEGVWPTREVPGAAPDYDLLRHVAADPGRAFATLVDAVPDLASAEWAVIVSSERSEIVHHSWQAPSSFDETGGLVGVKAADLTSLRPSTFSSGRHRLMSLPVPGADLHLILMRTEGPAFHRAELDRVMRILEIVSIIGR; encoded by the coding sequence ATGATGTTGAGACTACGGGTGTCCTTTCCCGACAGACCAGGTGCCCTGGGGCAGGTGGCGCGAGTGCTCGGCACGCTGGGCGCGGACATTCTCCAGGTGACGGTGCTCGAACGCGAGACCGGCCGGGCGGTGGACGACTTCACCGTCTCCTGGCCGGGGAGTCCGGACGCGGAGACCGTCAGGGACCGCCTGTCGGCCGTCCCCGGCATGCGGGTCGAAGGGGTCTGGCCCACCCGCGAGGTCCCCGGCGCCGCGCCCGACTACGACCTGCTGAGGCACGTCGCCGCCGACCCGGGCCGGGCCTTCGCCACCCTCGTGGACGCCGTGCCCGATCTGGCGAGCGCCGAATGGGCGGTCATCGTGTCCTCGGAGCGGAGCGAGATCGTCCATCACAGCTGGCAGGCTCCGTCCTCCTTCGACGAGACGGGAGGTCTCGTCGGTGTCAAGGCGGCCGACCTCACCTCCCTGCGCCCCTCGACGTTCAGCTCGGGCCGTCACCGGCTGATGAGCCTGCCCGTTCCCGGCGCGGACCTGCACCTGATTCTCATGCGCACCGAGGGCCCGGCCTTCCACCGTGCCGAACTGGACCGTGTCATGCGCATCCTGGAGATCGTTTCCATCATCGGCCGCTGA
- a CDS encoding sugar phosphate isomerase/epimerase family protein — protein sequence MSAHEEEIEITNALRRGLGLNRRQFLAATTGVTAVAMAGAGPLASTAQAASGRHPRGTLVPPSKRGIILYTVRDAISRDPLSTDLPSGFQRVFEALSRIGYRQVEFAGYGQHANSKGGANLESVEGARMLRRWLDHYGLEAEGNHGFIPGSWPLTTADLDRFKLHLEIAHTLGLGHVGTGNDPTNSAYKDDWNIAAEKWNHLGSIASRAGIKLYTHNHDAAYNFLLDSGPLDALGKPTRSSGIRKLEYFLKITDRRDVYLEMDIFWAHVARFKFSTFTAPDGSTRTDVFDPLAVVRANARRFPLFHAKDGKSNPATANGYDMVPFGTGDIDYAKFFRGAGPKGSFNPMYEQDNAPGGTANPGQSLQYADLSYDNMAALRG from the coding sequence ATGAGCGCACACGAAGAAGAAATCGAGATCACCAACGCGCTGCGCCGGGGCCTGGGGCTGAACCGGCGACAGTTCCTCGCGGCCACGACGGGAGTCACCGCGGTGGCCATGGCGGGAGCGGGACCGCTCGCGTCGACCGCCCAGGCGGCCTCGGGCCGTCACCCCAGGGGCACGCTGGTGCCGCCGAGCAAGCGCGGCATCATCCTCTACACCGTCCGCGACGCGATCTCAAGGGATCCGCTGTCGACGGACCTTCCCTCCGGCTTCCAGCGCGTGTTCGAGGCGCTCTCCCGGATCGGCTACCGGCAGGTGGAGTTCGCCGGCTACGGCCAGCACGCCAACTCCAAGGGCGGCGCCAACCTGGAGAGCGTCGAAGGCGCCCGGATGCTGCGCCGGTGGCTCGACCACTACGGCCTCGAGGCCGAGGGCAACCACGGCTTCATCCCCGGCTCCTGGCCGCTCACCACGGCGGACCTCGACAGGTTCAAGCTCCACCTGGAGATCGCCCACACCCTCGGCCTCGGGCACGTGGGCACCGGCAACGACCCCACGAACAGCGCCTACAAGGACGACTGGAACATCGCCGCCGAGAAGTGGAACCATCTCGGCTCGATCGCCTCCCGCGCCGGGATCAAGCTGTACACGCACAATCACGACGCGGCGTACAACTTCCTTCTCGACAGCGGCCCGCTTGACGCGCTCGGCAAGCCCACCCGCTCGTCGGGCATCCGCAAACTGGAGTACTTCCTCAAGATCACAGACCGCAGGGACGTCTACCTGGAGATGGACATCTTCTGGGCGCATGTGGCCCGGTTCAAGTTCAGCACGTTCACCGCCCCCGACGGCTCCACGCGGACCGACGTCTTCGACCCCCTGGCGGTCGTGCGCGCGAACGCCAGGCGGTTCCCCCTGTTCCACGCGAAGGACGGAAAGTCCAACCCGGCGACCGCGAACGGCTACGACATGGTGCCGTTCGGCACCGGTGACATCGACTACGCCAAGTTCTTCAGGGGCGCGGGCCCCAAGGGCTCCTTCAACCCGATGTACGAGCAGGACAACGCCCCCGGAGGAACGGCCAACCCCGGCCAGTCGCTCCAGTACGCCGACCTGAGCTACGACAACATGGCCGCGCTGCGCGGCTGA
- a CDS encoding PQQ-dependent sugar dehydrogenase: protein MKRTRMMLGGILTALTLPLTMLGATPAVAHPGHDPATEWSSYEKITLTKNIGEPIDMAVLPDRRVLHTARNGDIRLTDATTGVTKVVNTVPVYANSEDGLQTIAIDPGFAENKWVYVYYAPRTMTAPYPETTPTGSAPNSLPAGADESYWDRWKGYNQLSRFKWTGDALDLSTEQIIIKVEAQRGQCCHVAGDMDWDADGNLYLATGDNTPAGTPGANGYAPNNDAPGMNPGLDARRGAGNTNDLRGKILRITTGEDGSYTIPAGNLFPPETAGTRPEIFAMGLRNPFRMDVDPETGTVSWADYGPDAGAPDAARGPLGYVEWNVTPIGEPMNGGWPYCTGDNFNYNDWDFAASAAREWFDCAGGAANTSRWNTGLEQVPAAVPADLYYGDNNTHQPAEWAGLTDFDPQGGQGPMGGPVYHYDPENPSTTKFPQYWDRKFFFSEFSQDYLAAFTVPQPDGPVTAIEQFLPNSALRTMAMPITDSPMDIEFGPDGSLYVLDYGDGFFRANPDAGLYRIDYAPGNKTPQAKITVDRSSGSAAPLTVEFSAASSQDAEPGALEYDWDFDGNGTFDATGVTASHTYTELGQYVARLRVTDAEGKAGLTSTEITVGNTAPEVTIRTPGNGSFFDWGNAVPFRIGVADEEDGNTPVCSRVQWTFGLGHDAHAHPETTGTGCSGGWPTPVNAPEHGETENIFGVIVVSYRDNGAGDIPGALGEATLILNPKLTQAEHADASEGVTETADESASARAKITSFDAGDWISYDPVNLTGITGVKTRASGAGTLSLRWNSATADPFATVTVPAGAGWQTVDTALADAPEGSGRLYVTSTGGVDVDSFTFEGDGVADRTPPTVSATLSPAEPNGENGWYTGNVTLTVTATDNATVASRQYSLDGGTTWLNAANPVTLSAENVNEVRYRATDGGGNVSKIGTATVRIDKTAPALSVSGVENRKYGDSASIRPVFSAADATSGAASATATIGGDRITSGKPVTLWRLGLGRHELIVTGKDRAGHSTTRTVEFEVTTSFADVRALIDHFRKAGSVTSRGAAALRTRLDQAVKQADRGRNKDAIKELEQFAKLARESRNVTDRAVRDVLVRDAEALIARLRS, encoded by the coding sequence GTGAAGCGTACTCGCATGATGCTCGGCGGAATCCTCACCGCCCTGACGCTCCCCCTGACGATGCTCGGCGCCACACCCGCCGTCGCCCACCCGGGGCATGACCCGGCGACGGAGTGGTCGAGCTACGAGAAGATCACGTTGACCAAGAACATCGGTGAGCCGATCGACATGGCGGTCCTGCCCGACCGGCGGGTCCTCCACACCGCGCGCAACGGCGACATCCGGCTGACCGACGCCACCACCGGCGTCACGAAGGTCGTCAACACCGTCCCCGTCTACGCCAACTCGGAGGACGGCCTCCAGACGATCGCGATCGACCCCGGCTTCGCCGAGAACAAATGGGTCTACGTCTACTACGCGCCGAGGACGATGACGGCGCCGTACCCGGAGACGACGCCGACCGGGTCGGCGCCCAACTCGCTGCCCGCGGGCGCGGACGAGTCGTACTGGGACCGGTGGAAGGGCTACAACCAGTTGTCCCGGTTCAAGTGGACCGGCGATGCCCTCGACCTGTCCACCGAGCAGATCATCATCAAGGTCGAGGCGCAGCGTGGGCAGTGCTGTCACGTCGCCGGCGACATGGACTGGGACGCCGACGGCAATCTCTACCTCGCCACCGGCGACAACACCCCGGCCGGCACGCCGGGGGCCAACGGCTACGCGCCCAACAACGACGCCCCCGGAATGAACCCCGGGCTCGACGCGCGGCGCGGCGCGGGCAACACCAACGACCTGCGCGGCAAGATCCTGCGGATCACGACGGGGGAGGACGGCTCCTACACGATCCCCGCCGGCAACCTGTTCCCGCCGGAGACGGCCGGGACCCGTCCGGAGATCTTCGCGATGGGCCTGCGGAACCCCTTCCGCATGGACGTCGACCCGGAGACCGGCACGGTGTCGTGGGCCGACTACGGGCCGGACGCCGGCGCCCCGGACGCCGCCCGGGGCCCGCTCGGCTACGTCGAGTGGAACGTCACCCCCATCGGCGAACCGATGAACGGGGGCTGGCCGTACTGCACCGGAGACAACTTCAACTACAACGACTGGGACTTCGCCGCCTCGGCGGCGCGTGAGTGGTTCGACTGCGCGGGCGGGGCGGCGAACACCTCGCGATGGAACACCGGCCTGGAGCAGGTCCCGGCCGCGGTGCCGGCGGACCTGTACTACGGCGACAACAACACGCACCAGCCCGCCGAATGGGCCGGGCTCACCGATTTCGACCCGCAGGGTGGGCAGGGGCCGATGGGCGGCCCCGTCTACCACTACGACCCGGAGAACCCCTCGACGACGAAGTTCCCGCAGTACTGGGACAGGAAGTTCTTCTTCTCCGAGTTCTCCCAGGACTATCTCGCGGCGTTCACCGTGCCGCAGCCGGACGGGCCGGTGACCGCGATCGAGCAGTTCCTGCCGAACAGCGCGCTGAGGACGATGGCGATGCCGATCACCGACAGCCCGATGGACATCGAGTTCGGCCCCGACGGCTCGTTGTACGTGCTCGACTACGGCGACGGCTTCTTCCGCGCCAACCCCGACGCCGGGCTCTACCGCATCGACTACGCGCCGGGGAACAAGACCCCCCAGGCGAAGATCACCGTCGACCGGTCCTCCGGCAGCGCCGCGCCCCTCACCGTCGAGTTCAGCGCGGCGTCGTCCCAGGACGCCGAGCCGGGCGCACTGGAGTACGACTGGGACTTCGACGGGAACGGCACCTTCGACGCCACAGGCGTGACGGCCTCGCACACCTACACGGAACTCGGACAGTACGTCGCCCGGCTCCGCGTGACCGACGCGGAGGGCAAGGCCGGGCTCACGTCGACCGAGATCACCGTCGGCAACACCGCGCCCGAGGTGACCATCCGGACACCTGGGAACGGCTCCTTCTTCGACTGGGGCAACGCGGTGCCGTTCCGGATCGGGGTCGCCGACGAGGAAGACGGGAACACCCCGGTGTGCAGCCGGGTGCAGTGGACCTTCGGCCTCGGCCACGACGCGCACGCGCACCCGGAGACGACCGGCACGGGGTGCTCCGGCGGCTGGCCGACACCGGTGAACGCTCCCGAGCACGGTGAGACCGAGAACATCTTCGGCGTCATCGTCGTGAGCTACCGCGACAACGGGGCCGGCGACATCCCGGGGGCGCTCGGTGAGGCCACGCTCATCCTGAACCCGAAGCTGACGCAGGCCGAGCACGCGGACGCGAGCGAGGGCGTAACGGAGACCGCGGACGAGAGCGCGTCCGCCCGAGCGAAGATCACGTCGTTCGACGCCGGAGACTGGATCTCCTACGACCCGGTGAACCTCACCGGGATCACGGGTGTGAAGACCCGGGCCTCCGGAGCGGGCACCCTGTCCCTGAGGTGGAACTCGGCGACGGCGGATCCGTTCGCCACCGTCACCGTGCCCGCGGGAGCGGGCTGGCAGACGGTGGACACCGCGCTCGCGGACGCCCCGGAGGGCAGCGGCAGGCTCTACGTCACCTCGACCGGCGGCGTGGACGTCGACTCCTTCACCTTCGAGGGTGACGGGGTCGCGGACCGGACGCCGCCGACCGTCTCGGCGACGCTCAGCCCGGCGGAGCCGAACGGGGAGAACGGCTGGTACACCGGAAACGTCACGCTGACGGTGACCGCGACCGACAACGCCACGGTGGCGAGCCGGCAGTACTCGCTCGACGGCGGCACGACCTGGCTGAACGCCGCCAACCCGGTGACCCTGAGCGCGGAGAACGTCAACGAGGTGCGCTACCGGGCGACCGACGGCGGCGGCAACGTCTCGAAGATCGGCACCGCCACGGTGCGGATCGACAAGACCGCCCCTGCCCTGTCGGTGAGCGGCGTGGAGAACAGGAAGTACGGAGACTCCGCGTCGATCAGGCCCGTCTTCTCGGCGGCGGACGCGACGTCGGGTGCGGCGAGCGCGACGGCGACGATCGGAGGTGATCGGATCACCTCCGGTAAGCCGGTCACCCTGTGGCGGCTGGGGCTCGGCAGACACGAGCTGATCGTCACCGGAAAGGACAGGGCGGGCCACTCCACGACGCGGACCGTCGAGTTCGAGGTCACGACCTCCTTCGCCGATGTGCGCGCGCTCATCGATCACTTCAGGAAGGCGGGTTCGGTGACGAGCCGGGGTGCGGCCGCCCTGCGCACCCGGCTGGACCAGGCCGTGAAGCAGGCGGACCGAGGGAGGAACAAGGATGCGATCAAGGAATTGGAGCAGTTCGCGAAGCTCGCCCGCGAGTCGCGCAACGTGACCGACAGGGCGGTGCGCGACGTGCTCGTCCGGGACGCGGAGGCGCTGATCGCGCGGTTGCGCTCCTGA
- a CDS encoding ABC transporter ATP-binding protein has protein sequence MNLRAENGEFLVLLGPSGCGKSTLLRMIAGLEDVTSGDLWLGGEFANDLAPRDRDVAMVFQNGALYPHRTVRGNMAFPLEIAKADPAMIRERVTELSKALHIDETLERRPGTLSGGQRQRVAMGRAIVRQPSLFLMDEPLSNLDAGMRTELRMEISSLVRSLGVTTVYVTHDQVEALTLADRIAIMNRGVLQDLGTPGQVYNDPATAFTAAFLSSQQLNLLAATVRTPQNQFILLDFGPHQITIPWTDPRAYVISQHVGSQIIVGLRPDCLAPVPDSFEGPTFLGRVRALEYHGHEWLAYVESGLTAVAVPEPPDPRHRAAGLASSVSGGRTRALMRRLVPRALSEEAEPHQTQEQVGGGTHRRADLIVRVGSRPVWRSGEPARVGIDVTRLMLFAVDGSRIDPPHR, from the coding sequence ATGAATTTGCGCGCCGAAAACGGGGAGTTTCTCGTCCTGCTCGGACCGTCTGGCTGCGGAAAGTCCACGTTGCTCCGGATGATCGCGGGACTGGAGGACGTCACCTCCGGAGACCTCTGGCTGGGCGGGGAGTTCGCCAACGACCTCGCTCCACGTGATCGCGACGTCGCCATGGTCTTCCAGAACGGTGCACTGTATCCACATCGCACGGTACGCGGCAACATGGCCTTTCCCTTGGAGATCGCCAAAGCCGACCCGGCGATGATCAGGGAACGCGTGACCGAACTGTCCAAGGCCCTGCACATCGACGAGACGCTTGAGCGCCGTCCTGGAACGCTCTCCGGCGGCCAGCGCCAGCGCGTCGCGATGGGCCGCGCGATCGTCCGCCAGCCCTCGCTCTTCCTGATGGACGAGCCGCTGTCCAACCTGGACGCGGGCATGCGCACCGAGCTCCGCATGGAGATCTCCTCCCTGGTCCGCTCGCTCGGCGTGACCACGGTCTACGTGACACACGACCAGGTCGAGGCCCTGACCCTGGCCGACAGGATCGCCATCATGAACCGCGGCGTCCTGCAGGACCTCGGCACCCCGGGCCAGGTCTACAACGACCCGGCCACCGCCTTCACCGCGGCCTTCCTCAGCTCCCAGCAGCTCAACCTTCTCGCGGCCACCGTACGAACGCCGCAGAACCAGTTCATCCTGCTGGACTTCGGCCCGCACCAGATAACGATCCCCTGGACCGATCCCAGGGCCTACGTCATCTCCCAGCACGTCGGCAGCCAGATCATCGTCGGCCTCCGCCCGGACTGCCTCGCCCCGGTCCCCGACAGCTTCGAGGGCCCGACCTTCCTCGGCCGCGTCCGCGCCCTGGAGTACCACGGCCACGAGTGGCTCGCCTACGTCGAAAGCGGCCTGACCGCCGTGGCCGTACCCGAGCCCCCGGATCCCCGTCACCGGGCCGCCGGCCTGGCCTCCTCCGTTTCCGGCGGCCGTACTCGCGCCCTCATGCGCCGGCTGGTGCCCCGCGCCCTTTCCGAGGAGGCCGAGCCCCATCAGACGCAGGAGCAGGTCGGTGGCGGCACCCACCGCAGGGCCGACCTCATCGTCCGGGTCGGCTCCCGTCCCGTCTGGCGCTCCGGCGAACCCGCCCGGGTGGGCATCGACGTCACCCGGCTGATGCTCTTCGCCGTGGACGGCTCCCGCATCGACCCGCCCCACCGCTGA
- a CDS encoding LacI family DNA-binding transcriptional regulator, with protein MDGELEQTPRPRPDGAGIRLADIAAQAGVSEATVSRVLNGKPGVSQMTRQAVLTALDLMGYERPQRLRQRSNGLVGLVTPELDNPIFPAFAQAIEKALTQHGYTPVLCTQLPGGAPEDEFTELLTDRGVSGIVFVSGLHADVTARMDRYIRLTERGLPIVLIDGYSDRIDAPFISPDDRAAARLAVQHLVDLGHERIGLAVGPGRFVPVIRKIEGYRKAMAQLLGVSEVEELISHSLFSVEGGQAAAAQLLERGCTGIVCASDLMALGVIRACRDRGLSVPGEVSVVGFDDSPLIAFTDPPLTTVRKPIGAMASAAVATLLEEIKGMRGRHVELMFQPELVVRRSTGSGPLVSR; from the coding sequence ATGGACGGCGAACTCGAGCAGACCCCTCGTCCCCGTCCCGACGGGGCGGGAATCCGGCTGGCCGACATCGCCGCGCAGGCGGGAGTCAGCGAGGCCACGGTCAGCCGGGTACTCAACGGCAAGCCGGGCGTGTCGCAGATGACCAGGCAGGCGGTGCTGACGGCGCTCGACCTCATGGGCTACGAGCGCCCGCAGCGCCTTCGCCAGCGCAGCAACGGACTGGTCGGCCTGGTGACCCCCGAGCTGGACAACCCGATCTTCCCGGCCTTCGCCCAGGCCATCGAGAAGGCCCTGACCCAGCACGGCTACACCCCCGTGCTCTGCACCCAGCTGCCCGGCGGGGCACCCGAGGACGAGTTCACCGAGCTGCTGACGGACCGCGGAGTGAGCGGCATCGTCTTCGTCTCAGGGCTGCACGCCGACGTCACCGCCAGGATGGACCGTTACATCCGCCTGACCGAGCGCGGGCTGCCGATCGTCCTGATCGACGGCTACAGCGACCGGATCGACGCTCCGTTCATCTCTCCGGACGATCGGGCGGCGGCGCGGTTGGCGGTGCAGCATCTGGTGGATCTGGGGCATGAGCGGATCGGTCTGGCGGTCGGTCCGGGGCGGTTCGTGCCGGTGATCCGGAAGATCGAGGGGTATCGGAAGGCGATGGCGCAGTTGCTGGGGGTGAGCGAGGTGGAGGAGTTGATCTCGCATTCGCTGTTCTCGGTGGAGGGGGGTCAGGCGGCGGCGGCGCAGTTGCTGGAGCGGGGGTGTACGGGCATCGTGTGTGCGTCGGATCTGATGGCGTTGGGGGTGATTCGGGCGTGCCGGGATCGGGGGTTGTCGGTGCCGGGTGAGGTGTCGGTGGTCGGGTTCGACGACTCGCCGTTGATCGCCTTCACCGACCCGCCGCTGACCACCGTGCGCAAGCCCATCGGCGCGATGGCCTCGGCGGCCGTGGCGACCCTGCTGGAGGAGATCAAGGGCATGCGGGGCAGGCACGTCGAGCTGATGTTCCAGCCCGAGCTGGTCGTGCGCCGCTCGACGGGCTCCGGCCCCCTGGTGAGCCGCTAG
- a CDS encoding MFS transporter codes for MGAPQDQTIRTLIPARIDRLPWSRFHTRMVVALGVAWVLDGMEIAIAGAVGNVLRERETLGLTSVEVGFAATVYLLGQVVGALVFGRLSDRFGRRRLFIITLGLYLIANGITAFSFSYWWLLLFRFFAGMGIGGEYAAIHSAIDELIPARYRGRVDLAVSGTYWLGAMIGTASTYVLLNPGLLPVNLGWRIGLLIGPLIGLAIWGLRRHLPESPRWLVMHGREREAELAVREIEEHVRESGGKLPPVDEKRAISIRPHGRVGYRDVLRVAFKDYPKRSILGATLMISQSFLYNAISFTYVLVLSQFYGVSASEAALYLFAFAAGNLLGPFVLGPLFDTVGRKPMISSTYILSGLLLAGTGWMFKEGMLTATTQTVLWSVIFFIASAAASSGYLTVSELFPLEVRALAIAVFFAIAQSFGALGPTIFGALIGDQSNPDPTRLFYGYLVAAAMMVIAGIVALLLGVKAERASLEDITPPLSAAAN; via the coding sequence ATGGGGGCGCCGCAGGACCAGACCATACGAACGCTCATCCCGGCACGGATCGATCGGTTGCCCTGGTCCCGGTTCCACACCCGGATGGTGGTGGCGCTCGGGGTGGCCTGGGTGCTCGACGGCATGGAGATCGCCATCGCCGGGGCCGTCGGCAATGTCCTCCGCGAGCGGGAGACCCTCGGGCTGACCTCGGTCGAGGTGGGGTTCGCCGCCACGGTCTACCTGCTCGGCCAGGTCGTGGGCGCGCTGGTGTTCGGGCGCCTGTCGGACAGGTTCGGGCGGCGCAGGCTCTTCATCATCACGCTCGGCCTCTATCTCATCGCCAACGGCATCACCGCGTTCTCCTTCTCCTACTGGTGGCTGCTGCTGTTCCGGTTCTTCGCCGGCATGGGCATCGGCGGGGAGTACGCGGCGATCCACTCGGCCATCGACGAGCTCATCCCCGCCAGATACCGCGGTCGGGTCGACCTGGCGGTCAGCGGCACCTACTGGCTGGGCGCCATGATCGGGACGGCCTCCACGTACGTCCTCCTCAACCCCGGCCTGCTCCCGGTCAACCTGGGCTGGCGGATCGGCCTGCTGATCGGCCCGCTGATCGGACTGGCGATCTGGGGTCTGCGGCGGCATCTGCCGGAGAGCCCGCGCTGGCTGGTCATGCACGGCAGGGAACGCGAGGCCGAGCTGGCGGTCCGGGAGATCGAGGAGCACGTGCGCGAGTCGGGAGGGAAGCTCCCCCCGGTGGACGAGAAGCGGGCCATCAGCATCCGGCCGCACGGCAGGGTCGGCTACCGCGACGTCCTGCGGGTGGCCTTCAAGGACTACCCGAAGAGGTCGATCCTCGGCGCCACCCTGATGATCAGCCAGTCGTTCCTCTACAACGCGATCTCCTTCACCTACGTGCTGGTGCTCTCGCAGTTCTACGGGGTGAGCGCCTCGGAGGCCGCGCTGTATCTGTTCGCCTTCGCCGCGGGCAACCTGCTCGGCCCGTTCGTCCTCGGGCCGCTCTTCGACACCGTGGGCCGCAAGCCCATGATCTCCTCCACCTACATCCTCTCCGGCCTCCTGCTGGCGGGCACCGGCTGGATGTTCAAGGAGGGCATGCTCACCGCGACCACCCAGACGGTGCTGTGGTCGGTCATCTTCTTCATCGCCTCCGCGGCGGCCAGCTCCGGGTACCTCACCGTCAGCGAGCTGTTCCCGCTGGAGGTCCGGGCCCTGGCCATCGCGGTGTTCTTCGCCATCGCCCAGAGCTTCGGCGCGCTCGGCCCGACCATCTTCGGCGCCCTGATCGGCGACCAGAGCAACCCCGATCCGACCCGCCTGTTCTACGGCTACCTGGTCGCGGCGGCCATGATGGTGATCGCCGGGATCGTCGCCCTCCTGCTCGGGGTCAAGGCCGAGCGGGCCTCCCTGGAGGACATCACCCCGCCCCTGTCGGCGGCCGCGAATTGA
- a CDS encoding ABC transporter permease — MPAATRAELTKLLTLPSVWIVTGVILALHTLVQLQSAELFADAVANITPDGIIEIFTGQPQPAKQEILGLLAGASLQMGLFLPVLAAVIAGQEFRSRQLGLTVLAMPRRARMVTAKLLATALYVLVVAILIVGVSTAFVYAAIRDWNAGLLLTEEAFLGYGRFIAFAVLFCLTAFAVTVVARGTLTGIVVTVALIAVTMSQVLAGAAPDLDALFPLSAARNLILDPGIGDLTAGREHGLLVLIGWAVATAVAAAITLSRRDAR; from the coding sequence ATGCCGGCGGCGACCCGAGCGGAACTGACCAAGCTCCTCACCCTGCCCAGCGTGTGGATCGTCACCGGCGTCATCCTCGCCCTTCATACGCTGGTCCAGCTCCAATCCGCCGAGCTCTTCGCCGACGCCGTGGCGAACATCACTCCCGACGGGATCATCGAGATCTTCACCGGGCAGCCTCAGCCGGCGAAGCAGGAGATCCTCGGCCTTCTGGCCGGGGCGTCGCTGCAGATGGGCCTGTTCCTGCCCGTACTCGCCGCCGTGATCGCGGGGCAGGAGTTCCGCTCACGGCAGCTCGGCCTGACCGTGCTCGCCATGCCGCGCAGAGCTCGCATGGTGACCGCGAAGCTCCTTGCCACGGCACTGTACGTGCTGGTCGTAGCGATCCTCATCGTGGGCGTCAGCACCGCGTTCGTCTACGCCGCCATCAGGGACTGGAACGCCGGCCTGCTCCTCACCGAGGAAGCCTTCCTCGGCTACGGGCGGTTCATCGCCTTCGCGGTCCTGTTCTGCCTCACCGCGTTCGCCGTCACTGTCGTCGCGCGCGGCACCCTGACCGGCATCGTCGTCACCGTGGCGCTGATCGCCGTCACGATGAGCCAGGTTCTGGCCGGGGCCGCGCCGGATCTGGACGCCCTGTTCCCACTCAGCGCGGCCAGGAACCTCATACTCGATCCCGGCATCGGCGACCTCACAGCCGGCCGGGAGCACGGCCTGCTCGTCCTCATCGGCTGGGCCGTCGCGACCGCCGTCGCCGCGGCGATCACGCTCAGCAGGAGGGACGCGCGATGA